The DNA segment CTGTGCGTGCCGATAATCACGTCCACTTCACCGGCCGCGAGTTTCTTGAGCGTTTCCTTTTGTTCGCGTGGGGATTGAAAACGCGAAATCACCTTTACGTCCACCGGCCAATTCTTGAAGCGCTCGCGAAATGTGCGGAAATGCTGTTGCGCGAGAATCGTTGTCGGCACAAGCACGGCCACCTGTTTTCCGTCGGTCACCGCTTTGAACGCGGCGCGCATCGCAACTTCCGTTTTGCCGTAACCCACATCTCCGCAAATCAATCTATCCATCGGCTGCGGACTTTCCATGTCGCGCTTCACCGCTTCGCTCGCCGTCAACTGGTCGGGAGTATCTTCATAAGGAAAACTCGCTTCCATCTCGCGCTGCCATGGCGTGTCGCTGGAAAATATGATTCCCCGTTCCGCGCGGCGTTTCGCATAAAGCTTGATTAAGTCTTCCGCAATCGAAACCAGTGACTCTTTTGTCTTGCGTTTGATCTCGCGCCACTCTTTTCCTCCGATTTTTGAGAGCGGTGGCTGGAAGCCGTCCTTTGCCGAATATTTTTGTACCTGCGCGAGATTTTCAAGCTTCACGAACAGATTGATGCCGTCGCGATATTCAATCTTCAATACTTCGCGCTGCACTCCGCCGACTGCAATTTTGGTCAAACCGCTGTAGCGGCCAATACCGTGCTCGACATGCACTACAAAATCGCCGACACGCAGCGCGTCAATATCATGCAACGGAACGGCATTCTTGAATTTCATGAACTGCCGCGTGCGCCGCTTGCGCCCGAAAATGTCGTGGTCCACGAGCACCACAAGGCTCGCCGCTTCCAGCATGAAGCCGTGGCGCAATCCGCCTTCGCGCGCGCTGAAAGCATGCTCCGGTACGCCGCGCTCCGTCAACACCTGACCGAGTCTGTCCGCCGCAAGCTGGTTGTCACAGAGCAAAATCGTTTCGAGTCCGCGTCCCGAGTATTCCTTCACGCGCTCGGCAAGCAACGGCAGGTTTGACGCGAAGCGCTCTTGCGGAGCACCCCCGAAATCGAGAGCATGCGACGTCGGATGCGGCGCGCTGTGCAAGAAAACCTGCGAGAGTTTTTGTGCCGCACTGTAAATCAGCTCGGGCTCCATCCATTTCCCCGGCTCGCGCAGTGCTCGCACCTGCTCGGAAATGGACACGGGAATCTCTTCGTCTTCCTCGTAAACGATGTCGTGCAACTCTTCGCGCAGATGCTCTTCGTCCTCATCGTCGTCATCATCGGAATTCTGCGACTTCAAATCGCGCAGACGCAGCACGGGTTTGGCGGTGCGCTCTTCGAAGCGTTCCTTGACCGCATGATAGGCCGGCCTGCCCTCACTCCAAACGATGATCGTGCTTTCGGGAAGATACTGCAGCAGATGCGAGTTCCCCACACCCGGAGTTTCGGCAGCCATCACTGTCACTTCATCAATCTTGCCCGTCGAGCGCTGCGTTTGCGGATCGAAGCTGCGCAAATCGTCAATATCGTCCCCGAAGTATTCGACACGCACGGCATGTGAACCGCCGAACGGATAGATATCGAGCACCGCGCCGCGCACGGCATATTGACCGACGCCTTCCACCATCACTTCGCGCGTATAGCCGGACTCATGTAGAAACTGAATCAGCGAATCGCGCGGCAGCACTTCACCCTTCGCGAGCGTGTAGGTGTTGCGCGAAACTTCATTCAAGTCCGGAAGCGGATCGAGCAAGGCGGACGCGGGCGCGACGACCAACGGTTGCTGTTTGCGCGTCAACGTCATCATTGCTTCGGCACGTTCGGAAAGCTCAATCGGATTCAGTTCGCGGTGATAATCCGGCAATCCCGGAAAGAGACTTGTGACATTTTCACCGAGCAGAATCGTCAGATCATCCGCAAACTCTTCGGCGTCTTCCAATGTTTCAGCAACCAGCAGCAGCGGCCGTTTGGAATGTTCAAACAGATAACTTGCAATCAGCACCGGCAGCGCGCCCGGAACATTTTTCACGAGCACGCCATGCCGCGCATCCGAAAGCGCGGCCAATGTCTCTGCAAATCCGTTATAAGAGTATATTCGTTTCTTTAAGGGGTCCATCGAAAGTCTGTCATTTGTCTATTCCCACCACCTCCACCTTAATCCTATCCGGGTCCTCGAAAAACACGGCGTAGGATTCCAGGCCCCCGGCGTGGGGGTGGCGGTCTGCATATAATATAATGATGCCGCGCTCACGGAGCTTGGCCGTCAGGTCATCAACGTGTGATTTTGAGCGTGCATGAAAGGCCAGGTGGTTCAGCCCCGTCCGGCAGCGATTATAGCCCGCAACTAAATGTTTTTCTTCTGTTTGTACAAAGACAATGTATGTCTGACCGAAGCGAAAACTCACCCCCTTGGGCCACTCTTGATAGACCTCGTAACCCAGTTCGTCGCACAACAGCCACTGCCAAAACCCGCGCGAGCGGGCGAGGTCAGAGACATTGATCTCGACATGGTGCAGCATCTATTTCTTTCGGAGCGGGTGTTTGACCCAACTGCTGACGTCTTCGAGCATCTTTTCTCCCCACACGACACTCGGATCTCGCTGTTTCAGCCCGACCTGCTTCACATCTTCCACTGTGAAGAAAGCTTCCTTGTCAATCTCATGTATCCTCCGCAGCAGCTTCGGAACATTCTTTCGCTTCTCCGCCACAAACAGAATATCCATCTCCCCCGATTTTGTCCGTCCGTCCATCTCCACAACGGGATAATTCATCTCCCACAACTGGTCGGCCAGATTCTTCTCGCGCCGCGAAATGATTCGCACAACCTGATGTCCGAAGGCCAGCCGCGATTCAATCCACATGCCGACAAAGCTGCCGGCCGCAAAGCCTGCCGAATACACAACACCCAAATACCAATCATCAAGATTGCGAATCACCTGCGCGACGACGTTAATCCAAATCAGAACTTCGAGAAAACCGAAAATTGTCGCCAAGACTTTGAAGCCGCGAAAGATGGAAATCGTCCGCAGCGTCCCGAGGCTTTGATCCACGATGCGCGCGAAGAAAATCCCCAGCGCGAGCAGCCACACCTGCCCCTGTCCGACGCGCGTTATCCAATCCACCAAGTCCGTGAAGAAGTTCATTTTCCTTTCCCCTGCTGCTGCATCAGCCAGTCCATACGCTCCTGTCCTTCCTTCAGATGACGGCCATAGAGCGTGCGCAATTTCGCTTCCGCTTTGCCCATGATTCCACTTGGTTCAAACCGCGACCAATAGCGCTCCTTCATCCAATAGGTGAGCGGCTGTTCTTTTTGCGGCTCAAATGCGATGAGAAGCACAAAGGGCTTTGTGTAGTCCGTCATCTCCTGTTGCAAGGTCTGCCAGATTGCCATGCTCCAGACTTGCTCCGGCGGCAAAAATCGCAAATCCAAAATTATCCCGTCCGTACGCATGAGACTATCCATGGCAAGTCCAAACTCCTTGCGAAAGTCAACCGTGTCTCCGGCGGCAATAGTCGCGAAATCTCCGCCCCATTCCGTGACAACAAGCCGCTGTGCCTGCGCCGGGTTTGTCCACAGCCATACACACATTATCCACAGAAATATCGTCCGTGTTTTCATCGTTTCGCTCGCGTTTCCTCTTGTGGCTCTAAATTTCGGCTCAATGAACATACATTGAACTCAAATTCGACCTGTTTTTCTCTCAGCAAGACCTGTTTCGCCGTTCGTGAACACTTTCCACAAATCCACAACGGTTATTCACATTCGGAGATTTGTGTGGATGTTTGTTAAGCATTTTTTTTGGACTACGCTGGCTATTTTGAATTTAAGCGCTAGCGCAATGGGTCCAGCGTCAACGCTGGCCAAGCATTCTCCCAAGTCGTAAACAAATGCGTGGATATCCTCGCTTTGTGAGCGGCGGTGATATTTTTTTGCAAATCGTCTATGAATAGAATTTGCTCGGCGGGCAGCGCGGTTTCTTTGACAATTGCCTCAAAAACACCGGGATCGGATTTCAACTTCCCGCGCTCATACGAGGTCAGGACTTGATCCACGTCGAGTGCCCAGGAAAAATTGCGCGACACCCACTGAATGTGCAGCGGATCGGTATCGGACAGCACCCACACACGGCCCATCAGTTTCAGCTGCTCGAGCGCGTCGCGTGCGCCGGGAAATTCGTCAAAGATGTCGCACCAAATGTCGCGCAGCTTCGCCGAGCTCGCTTCGGTCTTCGGCCACTTCAAGAAATCACGCAGCTCCTCGATAAACTCGGCAGGCGTACACCGCCCCCGCTCAAACCGCGATTTGAACTCCCCATGTATGCAGTGCTCGCGAATATCGTCTCGCGAAGGTGCGTCGTCACGCAGTGACCCCCGCTCCGCCGCACGCGCCACAAACCTCTCAAAATCAAGTTTCAAGAGGACGTTGCCGAGGTCTACCAAGAATAGCTGTGTCGTCATCTGTTCCGAAATTCTGTCGTCCTCTCGTCCATTACCTGTCAATGGCTCTCCCCATTTCCCAGCGCAAGTTCATATTAAAACTCACTTCCGGCCCGCTAGCGAGGTACTTGAAATCGTTTGATCGCGAAGACGTTGCGAGAAACGGGAGGCCGCTGAATCCGCATGAACCCGACTCGAACAAAGCCTCAAGAAACAGGTACTTTGACAAACTGATGCGCGGACCAAATTCAGCGAACACACTTGCTTTGAGTCCACCTAACTCATATTCATCATTGTAGTCAGTCGTGGTCTCGCGGCTGTGGTCTTCGTGGACGATGGTCGAAGTCTGCCGTTCTCGCTGGTGGCCATTACCCGCGCCGAGCAGAACTCCGCCGCCGAGCAAAATTGTAACAGTCTGCGACTGCGATATGAAACGGCGATAGCCGCACACGAGCGCGCGGTCCCATTGCCACCGCATCATCGAGACGGTTTGATAGCCCGCCTCGTTCTTTGTGACGTGCAACATGTGAACACGGCGGGAATCAAACATGCGAAATTGGCCGTACCATTCTGATTTCTTACCAGTGCCGCCGAAAGTTATCTGCCAACGATTCCCGATCATCGCAATGTCGTTGTCCGTGAATACTCCGTCGTGAACGGTCATGGAGTATTTCGTGTAAAACAGATTCGGCCCGCCACCTATGGTCATGAACGAATATGCGTGAGCGGACAAGACCGGAGTCAATATAAGTATGAATATGAAGCGGTGCATGAGTTGCCGTCCTTAGTTGCTGTTTCCGCTCTGTTTGTTATCGAACCCACCGATAGATGATGCTATTGCATCAGCGGCACCGGGTCCAGCGTTCACTCTGGTTACTTCTTGGTTCTGAGCTTCTTCTTCCACAACACAAACGCCTTCAGCGTCATCAGAAATTCCGTCCAGCCCTGACAGTTGTCAAAGGCATACGCCAGCCCGCTCTGGTTCCAACCTGTCTCGGTGATTTTCACCGTCACAATTCTGTTCTTCTCCGTAAACTCAAACCGCACATGCGAGAGTTTTCCCTTTGACCCCCACAGCGGCCAGTGAAACTCCACAAACTTCTCCTTCGCATACGCCACCGGATAAAGCGGCATTTCCCCATGTCCCTTCCAATACCAGAAGCACGGCTCGAATTTCTCGTTGAAGCTGCCGCGCACCCGGTCCACAAAGTGCGCCTGCAGATGTCGCGCATGTGTCGCCGCTTCCCAGACCTTCTTCAGCGGCGCGCGATAGGTTTGCGACACCGTAAAGGAAATCTTCCCATTTGCCAGCGTGTAGTTGATGTCTTTCTTGACCGCCTTCTTGGCCATATTTCTTCTCCCTGTTGTTGTTTTACGCCGAGCCGGGTTAAGGGCCGCCGCAACCCGGCCGGAATCACCTTCTTTAACTAATCTTCGTCTTTATCCCGGTCGCCGCCCTTGTCATCATAGCTCTGTATCACCGCGCCGCCGCGCACTTCCGGATGATTAATTTTTCCGCCCGCTTCGCCTACATTCATGAGCACCAGCACAATGATGGCCGACACTGCCACCGCCCCCCATGATGCCCACACCGGCAGCAGCGTGTGCTTTCGTGTGAACCACCACAGCGCGAGAATCAAGATTCCAAACGGAAGAATAATATTCCGCGCGGTCTCGGCAATCTCTTCATGCGGATGAATGTACTGCTCCGTGTCCGGCAGCTGCTCGACAATATCTTCCGCCTCCTCGCCGAACTGAAACACCACCACGGTCGAGAAGGCCGCCGCGACAATAAACCCCAGCGCGACTCGCTGCCAACGGCCGTCCTTCCATAGCGTTGCCAGAAACATCAAAAGGGCCGCCACCATAAACAGGATGGCTGGAAAATGTGCCAGCACAATGTGCCAATGCGCGGCATTTACAGGTATCGGAATCATGGGGTACCTTTCAAAATTGAAAATTCAAAATAGAAAATAGAAAAGCGAAGATTCTGACTTTGCTATTTTCAATTTGCTATTTGCTATTTTTCCGCTCCCTCATCACATCCACCCCGAATTTCAGATACGCCTTCAGATAGGTATGAAATTCCGTCCAGCCTTCACACATCGTGAACGCCGCTTTCAGGTCCTTCTGTTTGTAACCGTAATCATGGATGCGGAAGATGGTTTCCTTCGGCCCCTTCTTGACGAACTCGAAGGCCAGCCGCGTCATATATTTCGGACCGTAGGCCTCACCAATGAACTCAATCCGCTCGTATTCCTTATATAATGTCGGATACATGTCCATGGTTTCGTCACCGTACTCTTTCCAGCACCACTTCACCACCTCGAGGTCCGGGCCCCACTTGCCGATTTGCTTGTCTATGAAATACTTCTTGACGTGCTTTTCTTCCGTCACCGCTTCCCATACTTTCTTAAGCGGCTGCTTGATTATGTGCGATGTCGTGTATCCCAATTTACCTTTGGATACCGGGAGCGGGAGTTTGTGTTTAGTTGGCATGGGGGTGGGCCTTATTGTGTTTTAGGTTGGTTCGTGTAGGGGCGGATGGCAATCCGCCCGCGCCAGGCAGGATCGTGAATCTCTGTGTTCTGACTAATCAGTCCGATCCGGATTCTCTTTGTCTTTTCCCCAGTTTATCGGATTCTCAACGATGTACTTTCGGGCCAATCCCAATTCGTGATCATTGCGAATGATACGATCGAAGAAACTGCGCTGCCACAATTTCTCTTCATTTGTCATTAACCCCTGTTCGCGCGTAATTTTTGTTACGGCGATTTTGAATGATCGTATAATCGCTGCCAGCGACCCCGCTTTGGGTCGTTGTATTCCGGAATCAGGTGTCGTTCCAGAAGCGGGCACAACATGTTGATTAATTGATGCGCGTTTGTCCGCTGCTATCCGTGCTTGTCAGTCCTTGCTTGATGGCGTGCACAATTGTGTTTTCAAGGCTCGTGGGGCCACCAGGCATCACAAAAACACATTTCCCGTTTGAGTGATTCGCCCACGCTTCTCCCATTAGTCGCTTTTCTTTTGAATCATCGTTCGTCCAGTCAACTTCTCCCTTGTACTCGACTACGAGGTATCTCCCATCGATGAGCCGCGCGACAAAATCTGGATAGAAGTAGTCCGTGGACGTCGGCAGCCTGAATCCCTCCTTGACGGGGTTCCGCAACCATACTTCCACTTCCGGAAGCCTATCCAATATTGACGCGCACTGCGCTTCTTCCCAATTTAGGTTTCCAACCCAAGAGTAGAAGTGTTTGTTGAAATGCATGGGGCCATCGTACTTGTCCCAACTGCGATACGGCTCGTCTGGATCAAATACGCATGGTATCTCGTCTGAAGTTACCACCCGCGAACCTTCTCCTAAACTGAGCAGGCCTTGCAGGTTCCGGAGTTTCAGGCTCTTTAGTTCCTTGTTCAATTTCTCAATCAGCGCCTCGCGCAACTGGTGCCTGTCCAAAATCAATTCCTGTTCCGTGAGACCTCTCTCGCCTTTGAGATGATTCATCACCCGAAGAACCCATCTGCGCAACTCGCTCGGCGGGAATC comes from the bacterium genome and includes:
- the mfd gene encoding transcription-repair coupling factor — protein: MDPLKKRIYSYNGFAETLAALSDARHGVLVKNVPGALPVLIASYLFEHSKRPLLLVAETLEDAEEFADDLTILLGENVTSLFPGLPDYHRELNPIELSERAEAMMTLTRKQQPLVVAPASALLDPLPDLNEVSRNTYTLAKGEVLPRDSLIQFLHESGYTREVMVEGVGQYAVRGAVLDIYPFGGSHAVRVEYFGDDIDDLRSFDPQTQRSTGKIDEVTVMAAETPGVGNSHLLQYLPESTIIVWSEGRPAYHAVKERFEERTAKPVLRLRDLKSQNSDDDDDEDEEHLREELHDIVYEEDEEIPVSISEQVRALREPGKWMEPELIYSAAQKLSQVFLHSAPHPTSHALDFGGAPQERFASNLPLLAERVKEYSGRGLETILLCDNQLAADRLGQVLTERGVPEHAFSAREGGLRHGFMLEAASLVVLVDHDIFGRKRRTRQFMKFKNAVPLHDIDALRVGDFVVHVEHGIGRYSGLTKIAVGGVQREVLKIEYRDGINLFVKLENLAQVQKYSAKDGFQPPLSKIGGKEWREIKRKTKESLVSIAEDLIKLYAKRRAERGIIFSSDTPWQREMEASFPYEDTPDQLTASEAVKRDMESPQPMDRLICGDVGYGKTEVAMRAAFKAVTDGKQVAVLVPTTILAQQHFRTFRERFKNWPVDVKVISRFQSPREQKETLKKLAAGEVDVIIGTHRLLSKDVQFDELGLLIIDEEHRFGVVQKEKIRTLRANVDVLAMSATPIPRTLHMALMGARDLSQITTPPPGRQPIETDVVPFSEKIIKEAVQHELARGGQVFLVHNRIQSIKQVAEMLHRLLPKIRIGVAHGQMNEHELEQVMLDFSEQNLDVLISTMIIESGLDMPNVNTMIINRADRLGVAQLHQLRGRIGRSSRKAYAYLLVPPHFEMSKIARSRLSALTNFSSLGAGFQVAMRDLEIRGAGNLLGREQSGYINSIGFEMYQQLIEEAVREVQIDRPQEIEEKREVKLKIDADAFLPESYLSESGLRLNIYRELSRAKELGKVEELMHEVEDRFGKLPDAARNLFDMVRIRILAEKLGADEVNVLEHQLELGYSSDHAGRDKMLSLVSRSGDFPIEFDVTKNVVVKLSLKRFGNWEDKLAYAEEYLAAVAGELTASYL
- a CDS encoding VOC family protein; this encodes MLHHVEINVSDLARSRGFWQWLLCDELGYEVYQEWPKGVSFRFGQTYIVFVQTEEKHLVAGYNRCRTGLNHLAFHARSKSHVDDLTAKLRERGIIILYADRHPHAGGLESYAVFFEDPDRIKVEVVGIDK
- a CDS encoding DUF2179 domain-containing protein; protein product: MNFFTDLVDWITRVGQGQVWLLALGIFFARIVDQSLGTLRTISIFRGFKVLATIFGFLEVLIWINVVAQVIRNLDDWYLGVVYSAGFAAGSFVGMWIESRLAFGHQVVRIISRREKNLADQLWEMNYPVVEMDGRTKSGEMDILFVAEKRKNVPKLLRRIHEIDKEAFFTVEDVKQVGLKQRDPSVVWGEKMLEDVSSWVKHPLRKK
- a CDS encoding HAD hydrolase-like protein, which encodes MTGNGREDDRISEQMTTQLFLVDLGNVLLKLDFERFVARAAERGSLRDDAPSRDDIREHCIHGEFKSRFERGRCTPAEFIEELRDFLKWPKTEASSAKLRDIWCDIFDEFPGARDALEQLKLMGRVWVLSDTDPLHIQWVSRNFSWALDVDQVLTSYERGKLKSDPGVFEAIVKETALPAEQILFIDDLQKNITAAHKARISTHLFTTWENAWPALTLDPLR
- a CDS encoding SRPBCC domain-containing protein, with product MAKKAVKKDINYTLANGKISFTVSQTYRAPLKKVWEAATHARHLQAHFVDRVRGSFNEKFEPCFWYWKGHGEMPLYPVAYAKEKFVEFHWPLWGSKGKLSHVRFEFTEKNRIVTVKITETGWNQSGLAYAFDNCQGWTEFLMTLKAFVLWKKKLRTKK
- a CDS encoding SRPBCC domain-containing protein, whose translation is MPTKHKLPLPVSKGKLGYTTSHIIKQPLKKVWEAVTEEKHVKKYFIDKQIGKWGPDLEVVKWCWKEYGDETMDMYPTLYKEYERIEFIGEAYGPKYMTRLAFEFVKKGPKETIFRIHDYGYKQKDLKAAFTMCEGWTEFHTYLKAYLKFGVDVMRERKNSK